The following is a genomic window from Niabella soli DSM 19437.
CATTACTTTTACGCCATGTTTCATTAAAGTGGGAATAGGCATGATCAAGCCTCCAAAGGGTATGGTAGAATTGATACCGATTTTAGCAGCGCTGAGTTTTTCAGCCATTTCTTCCTGTTTTGATTTATCTAACCGCCCCAATACAAAACAGTGACTGATATAGGTTTTCCCTTTCAGTGCCGGATTCTCATTTACTTTATTGATCAGGTATTCCACGGTTTTCAACCCAGAGTCGCCCGATTCATGTAAATGAATATCGATCCCTTTATTATTGTCAAGGGCCAGTTGTACCGTAAAATCCATTGTTTTTTCAATAGCACCGTCGATAGAATAAGGGTCTACGCCGCCGATAAAATCGATATCCATTTTAGCCGCTTCTTTTAGATAAGGAACCGAATCGGTATAAAACACGCCATGTTGTGGAAAGGCCACCAGCTCTGCGCCGAAAACATTCTTTTTATTTTCCAGCGCCTTTTGCAGGTGGGTGAGTGATTCCAGTTTCGATGTCGGTTCAATATTTACGTGGCTACGGGCAAAGGCGCTTCCTTTTGATTGGAGCAACTCGATCATCTTTTCCGCCTTGTAAGTAGAGGTCTTCAGCAGTTCCGGCAGGATCTTTTGTTTCAGAGCGATCATTCCCTTTACACCGCCGGGCCCTCTTCTGGTAGCCTGCCACTTACTGCCATAAAAGGTTTTATCCAGGTGGATATGCATATCCTTAAACGAGGGGAGCATCAGTAGGCCTCTAGCATCTATCGCTTTAGCATTGAGTTGATTTGGACTGACCTTTTTTATTTTCCCGTTTTCGATCTCAACAGAAAAAAGATCCGTTTTAGTGGCGATAACCTCATCGCCCTCATATTCAAAACCTGTTTCCAGGCGAACATTTTTTAGCGTATAGTGATTGGACTGCTTCATAGTTGTATTCGTTTTTTCTCCGGCCGTTGCCTTTACTGTCCTGGGAATAAACGCCAGCCCTGCAAGGCCTAAGGTGGAGTGTTTAAGAAAATTTTTACGGGATGTAGTAGATTGTTTCATATTATAGAGTTACTACAAAGGTAGATTGCTTTGCCGCGCTTTACATGAGCAATTGCTGCCATTCCTTGTAATATTTATCACTGCTTTATCGTTATTTTGCAAGATGCAGGATACAAACTACTCACTTCAACAGTTACTCGATTTTACGGTACAGATATTTAAAGCAATGGGCTGCCCGGATGCAGATGCTCAAACGGCGGCAATAGTTTTATTGCAGGCTGATCTGCGCGGTGTGGACTCGCACGGCGTAGCACGACTTTCGGGCTATGTGCGTTTATGGGAAGCCAAACGCGTTAATGCAACGCCTGATATAAAAGTAATTCATGAAACCCCATCAACAGCCGTGGTGGATGGAGACAGCGGCCTGGGCCTGGTAGTGGCGCCTTTCGCTATGCAATTGGCCATTGAAAAAGCCCGTAACGTGGGCACCGGCTGGGTCAGCGTGCAAAATAGTAATCACTACGGCATTGCCGCTGCCCATGCCATGAAGGCATTGGAGCATGATATGGTCGGTATTTCTATGACCAATGCCAGCCCGCTGGTTGCGCCCACTTTTTCTACAGCAAAAATGTTGGGTACCAACCCCATTTGTGTGGCGGCCCCGGCGGGGGAGCAGCCGGCCTTTGTTGCTGACCTGGCAACTACAACTGCCGCCAATGGCAAACTGGAAATATTGCAACGAAAAAACGAGGAGGCGCCGTTAGGCTGGGTGCAGGACAGTGAAGGTCACCCGGCCACCGACGCCAATATTTTAAAGAAGGGTGGTGCTTTGTTACCGCTGGGCGGTGATCGGGAGCATGGAAGTCATAAAGGGTATGCACTAGGTGCAGTGGTGGATATTTTCTCTGCGCTGCTAAGCGGGGCCAATTATGCGCCCTGGGTGCCGCCGTTTCCCGCCTATGTGCCCATGCCGGCAAAACAGCCCGGTAAAGGCATCGGGCATTTTTTTGGTGCCATGCGGGTAGATGCTTTCAGAACAGTGGAGGCTTATAAGCATGATATGGATGATTGGATCGAAGGTTTCCGCAAGGCGGCAACAGTCAAGGGACAGGATAAAGTACTCATTCCCGGAGATCCTGAAAGGGAGGCTGAAGTGGAAAGAAGAGCAAGTGGAATACCGCTGCTACCTGCTGTGGCAGATGATTTAAAGGCGCTAGGGGAGAAAATGGGAGTGCCTTTTTAAACAGAGATTATTGCTCTGAAGATAGGAGGGATGAACGAGCGTAAGGGCTGCCACGAATGCACAAATGTATTATTCGTGCATTCGTGGCATTGGCCAATAGCATTGCAGATGTTGTAAAATGTAATGATTAGCCAATTTTCAATATTGTTTACTGGCTTTTTTTTACGAAATTCGCTAACGATGCTTTAACGCATATTAGAAAAATAAAAACAGAAATAATAAAAGACAGACATGAAGGTAATGAAATTTGGGGGTACCAGTGTTGGTAAACCAGAACGGATGAAACATATTGCATCGCTTTTACAAACCGAAACGGAACCTGCTATTGTAGTACTTTCGGCATTATCCGGAACCACCAATGCACTGGTGGAGATCGGCAATGCCATTGCCAGCGGCGACCGGCACAGCGCACAGCAATTTATTAATAACCTCACCGAACATTATAATAAATTCATAAAGGAATTATTCTCAAAAGAGGCTTCTCTGGCGACAGCACAGGCTATTGTTGACGAGCATTTCGAATTTCTAAATATCATATTAAAAATATCGTTTAGCGAGTCATTGAGTAAAGACATCCTTGCGCAGGGGGAATTGCTCTCCACCAAAATATTTTCCGTTTACCTGGAAGAGATCGGTGAATCTTATGCGCTGCTGCCGGCATTGGAATTTATGAGCATCGATGAGAATGATGAACCCCAGATCGGCAGCATTCGCATCAAGCTGAAACAGTTGCTGGATCAACATAAAGAGAAAAAGATATTAGTAACCCAGGGATACATCTGCCGGAACGCCAGGGGCGAAGTGGATAACCTGAAAAGGGGCGGAAGCGATTATTCTGCATCGTTGATCGCAGCGGCTATCAGTGCCTCCGTGTGCGAGATATGGACGGATATTGATGGCATGCACAACAACGATCCCCGGGTGGTGGGCACTACCCGGCCGGTAGAACAGTTAAGCTTTGAAGAGGCCGCGGAGCTGGCTTATTTTGGAGCCAAGATCCTGCATCCGGCATCCATCTGGCCCGCGCAGCAATATAAGATCCCCGTGAAATTGCTGAACACGATGCAACCCGAGGCAAAGGGGACCCTTATTACCCAGGAACCGGGTGGGCATGGGGTAAAAGCCGTTGCGGCAAAAGATAATATTTATGCGGTGCGCATAAAAAGCAGCCGCATGTTACTGGCCTACGGCTTCCTGAGAAAAGTGTTTGAAGTATTTGAAAAATATAAGACAGCTATTGATATGATCACTACCTCCGAAGTAGCTGTTTCCTTAACCATCGATAATGCAGATCACCTGGACCAGATCATAAAAGAACTGGAAGTGCTGGGCACCGTTACGGTGGATAAAGATCAGACCATCGTTTCAGTGGTAGGATATAATATCAATGAAACCGAGGAGATCATTAAAAAGCTTTTTGGCTCCATACGCAGCGTGCCCATCCGTATGGTTTCCTACGGTGGCAGCCCGCACAACATTTCCCTGCTGGTGAGTGCTGATGAAAAAGTGCACCTGCTGAAGCAGCTGAATAAGGGGATGTTTGGGTTGGAATAAGGTTGAAAAATTGATAAGTTTAAATGTTAACAGGGAATACCCCTGTCAACTTGTAAACTTGTCAACAGACCATAAATGCGTACCATCTATTGCATACCCGGCTTTGGGGTTGATGAACGGATTTTTAGCAACCTGCATATTGACAATGCAATCCTGCAATGTATCAATTGGCTGGATCCTTTAAAAGGGGAAAGCTTTCATTCTTATGCGATGCGAATGGCCGATCTGATGGTAACAGATACGCCTTTAACCATCATCGGTATTTCCTTTGGCGGGATGGTAGCGCAGGAGATCGCCCGGTTCCGGAAGGTAAAACAGATCATCCTCATCTCCAGCGTTAAATCCCGCAGCGAAATGCCGTTGTATATGCGCGTTGCCGGTGCGCTGAAGCTGAACAAACTCTTTCCTGTAAAAGTGGTACAACGAAGCGACCGGATATATAAGATAGCCAATCGCAGGCTGGGCGCATACACGCCCGAAGAACAGGAGTTTGCAAACGTCTATCGTAAAACCGCAAACCTGAATTACATCCACTGGTCCTTTGATAAGATCCTTAACTGGAGGAATCTAAATGGGACCGCAACGGCCATCACTCATATTCACGGAAGCAAAGATCAGGTGTTACCTATAAAGTATATTAAAGCCGATTATGTGATTGAAGGCGGCACGCATATGATGGCCTGGAACCGTGCGGAAGAAATAAGCAGGATTATTAATAAAGTGACGGGGAGTGATGGAAGATACCTGTGAGGTTTCAAAACCTCACAGGTCTTAGCCCGGCTTAAGCACGACCCCAACAT
Proteins encoded in this region:
- a CDS encoding alpha/beta fold hydrolase; translated protein: MRTIYCIPGFGVDERIFSNLHIDNAILQCINWLDPLKGESFHSYAMRMADLMVTDTPLTIIGISFGGMVAQEIARFRKVKQIILISSVKSRSEMPLYMRVAGALKLNKLFPVKVVQRSDRIYKIANRRLGAYTPEEQEFANVYRKTANLNYIHWSFDKILNWRNLNGTATAITHIHGSKDQVLPIKYIKADYVIEGGTHMMAWNRAEEISRIINKVTGSDGRYL
- a CDS encoding Ldh family oxidoreductase gives rise to the protein MQDTNYSLQQLLDFTVQIFKAMGCPDADAQTAAIVLLQADLRGVDSHGVARLSGYVRLWEAKRVNATPDIKVIHETPSTAVVDGDSGLGLVVAPFAMQLAIEKARNVGTGWVSVQNSNHYGIAAAHAMKALEHDMVGISMTNASPLVAPTFSTAKMLGTNPICVAAPAGEQPAFVADLATTTAANGKLEILQRKNEEAPLGWVQDSEGHPATDANILKKGGALLPLGGDREHGSHKGYALGAVVDIFSALLSGANYAPWVPPFPAYVPMPAKQPGKGIGHFFGAMRVDAFRTVEAYKHDMDDWIEGFRKAATVKGQDKVLIPGDPEREAEVERRASGIPLLPAVADDLKALGEKMGVPF
- a CDS encoding amidohydrolase; translated protein: MKQSTTSRKNFLKHSTLGLAGLAFIPRTVKATAGEKTNTTMKQSNHYTLKNVRLETGFEYEGDEVIATKTDLFSVEIENGKIKKVSPNQLNAKAIDARGLLMLPSFKDMHIHLDKTFYGSKWQATRRGPGGVKGMIALKQKILPELLKTSTYKAEKMIELLQSKGSAFARSHVNIEPTSKLESLTHLQKALENKKNVFGAELVAFPQHGVFYTDSVPYLKEAAKMDIDFIGGVDPYSIDGAIEKTMDFTVQLALDNNKGIDIHLHESGDSGLKTVEYLINKVNENPALKGKTYISHCFVLGRLDKSKQEEMAEKLSAAKIGINSTIPFGGLIMPIPTLMKHGVKVMTGNDSIVDHWSTFGSGSVLQKANLAAQLYGYSSEFGLSRMLKLATTGPLPLDDKGVQQWPKAGDDADIALVDASCSAEAVSRISPVKSLIYKGSIVF
- a CDS encoding aspartate kinase; translation: MKVMKFGGTSVGKPERMKHIASLLQTETEPAIVVLSALSGTTNALVEIGNAIASGDRHSAQQFINNLTEHYNKFIKELFSKEASLATAQAIVDEHFEFLNIILKISFSESLSKDILAQGELLSTKIFSVYLEEIGESYALLPALEFMSIDENDEPQIGSIRIKLKQLLDQHKEKKILVTQGYICRNARGEVDNLKRGGSDYSASLIAAAISASVCEIWTDIDGMHNNDPRVVGTTRPVEQLSFEEAAELAYFGAKILHPASIWPAQQYKIPVKLLNTMQPEAKGTLITQEPGGHGVKAVAAKDNIYAVRIKSSRMLLAYGFLRKVFEVFEKYKTAIDMITTSEVAVSLTIDNADHLDQIIKELEVLGTVTVDKDQTIVSVVGYNINETEEIIKKLFGSIRSVPIRMVSYGGSPHNISLLVSADEKVHLLKQLNKGMFGLE